The genome window ATTATGTATCCTGGCTGGGTGAGCGGGTCACGGCGGATTTACGCAGTGCTGTCTATGCCCATGTAGTGAAAATGAGCCCGCAGTTTTTTGAACTGACTAAAACCGGCGAGGTATTGTCGCGTTTAACCACTGATACCACCTTAATTCAGGCTGTGGTGGGCACCAGTTTGTCGATGGGTTTACGCAACACCTTCTTGTTGCTCGGCGGACTGGTGATGTTGTTTGTCACCAGCGTTAAATTAGCCGCTTATATTTTGCTTACCCTGGTGCTGGTGATTTTGCCGATTTTCTTATTTGGCCGAAAAGTTCGTAAGCTGTCGCGTGACAGTCAGGATCGTATTGCTGATGCCAGCGCTGTAGCAGGTGAGGTGTTAAACGCTATCCCCACAGTGCAGTCATATCGGCAGGAACAACGCGAAACTTTGCGTTTTACCGACTCGGTCGAAAATGCCTTTACCACAGCTTTATCCCGTATTCGCGCCCGTTCTATGCTGACTTTAGTGGCGATAGTGCTGGTATTTGGCGCTATCTCTTTTGTGCTCTGGTTAGGTGCTCAGGCGGTGCTGGCCAATGAAATGACAGGCGGCGAGTTATCGCAGTTTATTTTATATGCGGTACTAACAGCTGGTGCTATTGGCGCTATTGCTGAAGTCTGGGGCGATTTACAACGTGCAGCCGGTGCGGCCGAGCGCTTAATGCAGTTACTCAATGTAGAATCCCCTGTGGTTGAAAGAGCAGATCCTCTGCCTTTTGTAGTGCCTGAACATAATCTGGCTGGCAGTGGTATTGAGTTTAGCTGCGTTAATTTCAGCTACCCATCGCGGCCTGATACTTTGGCCTTGCAGGATTTTTCACTGCAGATTAAACCCGGTGAACATATAGCTTTGGTTGGCCCTTCAGGGGCAGGCAAAACCACTTTGTTCCAGCTGTTGCTGCGCTTTTACGATCCACAACAAGGCCAGGTGAAGTTTAACGGCATGGATTTAAAAGACCTACGCTTAACAGATGCCCGCCAGCCTTTTGGCATAGTGCTGCAGGACACTGTGATTTTCGCAGGTTCTGTGCTGGATAATATCCGTTATGCCCGCCCTGAAGCGTCAGAGCAAGAAGTAAAACAAGCCGCGCAAATGGCAGCAGCTCATGACTTTATTCTGGCGTTACCTGAAGGCTACAACACTTATTTAGGCGAACGAGGCGTGCGTTTATCCGGCGGTCAACGTCAGCGTATTTCCATAGCACGAGCTATCTTAAGTAACCCTTCGGTGTTATTGCTGGATGAAGCCACCAGTGCTTTGGATGCTGAAAGCGAACGACAAGTGCAGCAAGCTTTGGATAATGCGGCGCAAAACCGTACTACTTTGGTGATAGCGCA of Rheinheimera sp. MM224 contains these proteins:
- a CDS encoding ABC transporter transmembrane domain-containing protein; this translates as MSSTSLVTEAEPDTEVQAPAKKIGPLFSLIPFLTPYASRWLLTFIALTVAAVATLTLPVAFRYLIDAGFSTDQAGHIDQYFLALFGLSVVLAVATALRFYYVSWLGERVTADLRSAVYAHVVKMSPQFFELTKTGEVLSRLTTDTTLIQAVVGTSLSMGLRNTFLLLGGLVMLFVTSVKLAAYILLTLVLVILPIFLFGRKVRKLSRDSQDRIADASAVAGEVLNAIPTVQSYRQEQRETLRFTDSVENAFTTALSRIRARSMLTLVAIVLVFGAISFVLWLGAQAVLANEMTGGELSQFILYAVLTAGAIGAIAEVWGDLQRAAGAAERLMQLLNVESPVVERADPLPFVVPEHNLAGSGIEFSCVNFSYPSRPDTLALQDFSLQIKPGEHIALVGPSGAGKTTLFQLLLRFYDPQQGQVKFNGMDLKDLRLTDARQPFGIVLQDTVIFAGSVLDNIRYARPEASEQEVKQAAQMAAAHDFILALPEGYNTYLGERGVRLSGGQRQRISIARAILSNPSVLLLDEATSALDAESERQVQQALDNAAQNRTTLVIAHRLATVLAADRIVVLEAGRIVAQGTHTELLQSSELYARLAALQFSH